In Daucus carota subsp. sativus chromosome 4, DH1 v3.0, whole genome shotgun sequence, one DNA window encodes the following:
- the LOC108216999 gene encoding uncharacterized protein LOC108216999, whose product MISVYELCTSSKPGYGHTLKLKQDDDDDVGEDADCIGCEKSIKGSPTYICSVSHDDLDCRGFYLHKSCAELSIRDDYHGHPLRLIEEEDDIKGGDSACFVCNKQIVAGFPTYTCIHDGDVDCQNFYLHKTCTEFPLQLNHHKHNKHSLAFLPAPDCVCDVCFHALKFAYACDDCKFHVCVFCAFEQRVLSHQGHPEHALTLIKRESLFTCDACYEEAKESSYLCLTCDFWIHKTCALSPSTIQASNHHHHHPLTLVYSIPDIHRYFVRSCNICNKVVHPNFWVYYCQKCTYFAHIKCATSSVIINEIEAEDIDNELALVQFPLPSKESLFDLIITQYYQGESFITWSRRLYNPLTLIFEHWSHPDHPLQKLRFSVSEDDDDDSDDDAALLICDGCIQPITLSHPTYYACIQCGYFLHSFCATELPPELPAGASTFHPQHPLMLWKRSISAFGLVTCGACASETNGFFYHCKTCDIRVDIRCAFLPTRIKHISHKHALVQRPFSEPMCSISKITITGGLVYGCETCSDVHISILCVFLPSIVKHRFDSHPITLRLPPFFYEGVFYCELCEEQVNNQWPLYHCDESDHSFHYNCFDLLPNIKFGGTIELDIDHRPHTFTFVLERPKKKGFLYKCSNCADSYEFGVFFRCDGCGYLACYGCVNKVLGGTSPNEFVIPE is encoded by the exons ATGATTTCTGTATATGAGTTGTGTACTAGCAGCAAGCCTGGGTATGGGCACACATTAAAATTGAAacaggatgatgatgatgatgttggaGAGGATGCAGACTGCATTGGTTGCGAGAAATCAATAAAAGGCTCTCCTACATATATCTGCAGTGTTAGTCATGATGATCTTGATTGTCGAGGATTCTACTTGCACAAGAGCTGTGCAGAATTGTCCATACGAGATGACTACCATGGACACCCGCTAAGACTAATTGAAGAGGAGGACGATATTAAGGGAGGGGATTCCGCATGCTTTGTTTGCAACAAACAAATTGTAGCAGGCTTTCCTACATATACTTGCATTCATGATGGCGATGTTGATTGTCAAAATTTCTACCTCCACAAGACTTGTACAGAATTCCCCTTGCAGCTGAACCACCATAAGCACAACAAGCACTCCCTTGCTTTTCTGCCAGCTCCTGATTGCGTTTGTGATGTTTGTTTTCATGCTTTAAAGTTTGCTTATGCGTGTGATGATTGTAAGTTTCATGTGTGTGTGTTCTGTGCTTTCGAACAGAGAGTGCTTAGTCATCAAGGTCATCCGGAGCACGCACTGACATTGATCAAGAGGGAGTCCTTGTTCACCTGTGATGCTTGTTACGAGGAAGCCAAAGAGTCTTCGTATTTGTGCCTCACCTGTGACTTCTGGATCCACAAGACTTGTGCTCTTTCCCCTTCCACTATTCAAGCTTctaatcaccaccaccaccaccctcTCACTCTTGTCTACTCTATACCTGATATTCATCGCTATTTTGTCCGCTCCTGCAACATCTGCAACAAAGTAGTTCATCCGAATTTCTGGGTCTATTATTGCCAGAAATGCACATACTTTGCGCACATCAAATGTGCCACATCCTCGGTTATAAT AAATGAGATTGAAGCAGAGGACATTGATAATGAACTTGCTTTGGTCCAATTTCCTTTGCCTAGCAAGGAGTCACTGTTTGATCTTATCATCACCCAGTATTACCAAGGTGAAAGCTTTATCACTTGGTCAAGAAGGCTCTATAATCCTCTTACTCTTATTTTCGAGCACTGGAGTCACCCCGATCATCCATTACAAAAGCTCCGTTTTAGTGTTTCTGAGGATGACGacgatgacagtgatgatgatgcagCCTTGTTGATATGCGATGGGTGCATTCAGCCCATAACCCTTTCTCATCCAACTTACTATGCTTGTATCCAATGTGGTTACTTTCTCCACTCCTTTTGTGCAACAGAGTTGCCACCAGAGTTGCCTGCAGGAGCATCCACGTTTCACCCTCAACATCCGCTCATGCTCTGGAAGAGGAGCATTTCGGCCTTTGGTCTTGTGACATGTGGAGCATGCGCCAGCGAAACGAATGGATTCTTCTATCACTGTAAGACTTGTGATATTAGAGTTGATATCCGTTGTGCATTCTTACCCACCAGGATTAAACATATATCTCACAAGCACGCTCTTGTTCAGCGTCCATTTTCTGAACCCATGTGTAGCATAAGTAAGATTACAATTACAGGTGGCCTGGTATATGGGTGTGAAACTTGCAGTGACGTACATATTAGTATACTTTGTGTATTTTTGCCAAGCATTGTCAAACACAGGTTCGATAGTCACCCGATAACGTTGAGACTTCCTCCATTTTTCTACGAAGGAGTTTTCTACTGTGAATTATGCGAAGAACAAGTTAACAATCAATGGCCACTCTATCACTGTGATGAATCTGATCATTCTTTTCATTATAACTGCTTTGATCTTCTTCCGAACATCAAATTTGGAGGGACCATTGAACTTGATATTGACCATCGGCCGCACACATTTACATTTGTTTTAGAGAGGCCTAAGAAAAAAGGCTTCCTATACAAGTGTAGCAATTGTGCTGACTCCTATGAATTTGGTGTATTTTTTAGATGTGACGGGTGTGGATATCTTGCCTGCTATGGATGTGTCAATAAGGTTCTGGGCGGAACTTCACCCAATGAATTTGTAATTCCCGAATAG